In Nymphaea colorata isolate Beijing-Zhang1983 chromosome 3, ASM883128v2, whole genome shotgun sequence, a genomic segment contains:
- the LOC116251101 gene encoding transcription factor MYB36-like: MGRAPCCDKANVKKGPWSPEEDAKLKAYIEQYGTGGNWIALPQKIGLKRCGKSCRLRWLNYLRPNIKHGGFSEEEDNIICSLYISIGSRWSIIAAQLPGRTDNDIKNYWNTRLKKKLLGKRKDSQSRRLSSAINQDSKEDDALTDLSSVVAQTGMQSLSSSALERMQLHMQLLQNPYSLFNPLSRFHTSGSNPFLDANLPTLQNQLVENHNFADGFESLSATSGEQIVNNVAKENSFNGFSSSSSATHNGSCSSQDAVQNFEQIEGFPAELQDLVYPNNEHIDGLEYVKEIEGANDGMMWWGSDSDQKNVASWDSTSILQPEGFHFQDFGMEYGLL, translated from the exons ATGGGGAGAGCTCCTTGCTGTGATAAGGCGAACGTTAAGAAGGGGCCATGGTCGCCGGAGGAGGACGCAAAGCTCAAGGCTTACATTGAGCAGTATGGGACTGGAGGAAACTGGATTGCGCTTCCTCAAAAGATTG GCCTAAAGAGATGCGGGAAGAGTTGCAGGCTTAGATGGTTGAATTACTTGAGGCCCAACATCAAGCACGGGGGCTTCTCTGAGGAAGAGGACAACATCATCTGCAGCCTCTACATAAGCATCGGCAGCAG GTGGTCAATTATTGCTGCTCAATTGCCTGGCCGGACGGATAACGACATCAAGAATTACTGGAACACCAGACTCAAGAAGAAACTCCTTGGAAAGCGCAAGGATTCTCAGTCTCGTCGTCTCTCATCTGCCATTAACCAAGATTCCAAGGAAGATGATGCCCTCACCGACCTATCCTCAGTGGTGGCACAGACAGGCATGCAATCCTTGAGCTCGTCTGCCTTGGAAAGGATGCAACTCCACATGCAACTTCTCCAGAACCCATATTCCCTCTTCAATCCCCTCTCGAGATTCCACACGAGTGGGAGCAATCCATTCTTGGATGCAAATCTTCCTACTCTGCAGAACCAACTAGTTGAGAACCACAATTTTGCAGATGGGTTCGAGAGCCTTAGTGCAACTTCAGGAGAACAGATCGTGAACAATGTTGCTAAAGAGAATTCCTTTAATGGGTTTTCGTCATCCAGTTCTGCCACCCACAATGGAAGCTGCAGTTCTCAGGACGCAGTCCAAAACTTCGAACAGATTGAGGGGTTTCCTGCAGAGCTCCAGGACCTGGTCTACCCCAACAACGAACACATAGATGGATTAGAATACGTGAAGGAAATAGAAGGCGCCAATGACGGCATGATGTGGTGGGGTAGTGATTCTGATCAAAAGAATGTTGCTTCTTGGGATTCAACTTCCATTCTGCAACCGGAaggcttccacttccaagaTTTTGGAATGGAGTATGGTCTTCTATAG